The genomic stretch CCTGTCGAAGGCCAAGGCGGCGGCGCAGGTGGACGCGGCGATCGACCGCTGGGTCTGGTACGCGGGCTGGTCCGACAAGGTCGCCCAGATCGCGGGCGCCGCGAACCCGGTCGCCGGGCCGTACTTCAACCTGTCGTCGCCGGAGCCGACCGGTGTGGTCGCCGTGCTGGCGCCGCAGGAGTCGTCGTTCCTCGGCCTGGTCTCGGTGATCGCCCCGGCGATCGTCACGGGCAACACGGTCGTGGTCGTCACCGGCGAGAAGTCGCCGCTGCCCGCGCTGTCGCTGGGTGAGGTGCTGGCCACCTCCGACCTGCCCGGCGGTGTGGTCAACGTCCTGTCCGGGCGCGTCAACGAGCTGGGCGGGCCGCTGGCCGCGCACCAGGACGTCAACGCCATCGACCTGGCGGGCGCCGCCGCCGATGCGGAGCTGGTCAAGGCGCTGGAGACGGCCGCGGCCGACAACCTCAAGCGCGTCCTGCGCCCGCGGGCCACGGACTGGACCGCCGACCCGGGTACGGAGCGGATGCTGGCCTTCCTGGAGACCAAGACGGTCTGGCACCCGATGGGGGTCTGACCCCCTGTCCGCGGCGCTCGCGCCGGCACACTTCCGCCCGCCCCATCCGTCCGTGGGGGCGGGCGGTGTGCGTTCCGCCCGCGTGCGCCGTCCTCAGCCGGGCAGCAGGTCCACGGCCTTTTCCGCCAGCGGCAGGTCCTCCAGCGCGCCGCCGCCCGTGATCGGGTCCGTGACCAGGCCCGTGGTCAGCGGCTTGAAGTCGGCGATCTGGGTGCCGATCTTGTTGTTCAGCGGGTCCGCCGGGGTCCCGGACAGCGGGTCCAGCTTGAGCTTCTTGACCGGGCCGACGCCGCCCGCCAGGGAGTGCAGCAGCGCTCCCGTCACCGCCTGGCGGGTCCGCGCGACCTTGTCGCCGTGCCCGGGGGCCGCCGCGCCCGCCGTCGCCGCGCCGGCCGCCGCGAGGGCGGTACCGGCCACCGAGAGCGCGAACCCGACACGCAGGACGGAAAGCGGTACGCGGCGCCGGTGCCGGGGACGTGCGTGAGAGGCCATGTGCCACCTGCCTGTGCGTAAGCGAAGTAACGATATGTGCGTAATCGAATGATTGCGTAGCGTAGTTGAGGGGTGCGGGGACGTTCCAGCGGAGCCGCGCCGGGTAACCCTCACGGCCCAATGCGCGACAATGGCTCCCCGTGAGCTCCCACTCCTCGCCCCGGCCGCCCGCCGCCCGCGTCGTCCTGCTGACCGGCCCCTCCGGTTCCGGCAAGTCGTCCCTCGCCGCCCGTACCGGCCTGCCCGTCCTCAACCTCGACGACTTCTACAAGGACGGCACGGACCCGACGCTGCCCGTGCTGCCCGATGGCGGCACCGACTGGGACTCGCCGCTCTCGTGGCACGCGGACGCCGCCGTCGCCGCGATCGGCGAACTGTGCCGTACGGGCCGCACGGCCGTGCCGGTGTACGACATCGCCGCCAGCGCGCGGACCGGAGAAACGGTTCTGGACCGCGGGGACGCGCCCCTGTTCATCGCGGAGGGCGTCTTCGCGGCGGACATCGCGGAACGCTGCCGTACGGCCGGTCTGCTGGCCGACGCGCTGTGCCTGCGCGGCCGTCCCACCACGACCTTCCGGCGGCGGCTGGTCCGTGACCTGCGCGAGGGCCGCAAACCGGTCCCGGTCCTGCTGCGCCGCGGGCTGCGGCTGCTGCGCGCCGAGCGCGGCATCGTCGCCCGGCACACCGCGCTGGGCGCCCATCCGTGCGCCAAGCCGGAGGCGCTGGCGCGGATAGCGGCGGCGCGTGCCGCGGACGCCGGGGCCGGTCACGCAGGGGCCGGTCACGCCGAGGCCGGTCACGCCG from Streptomyces albofaciens JCM 4342 encodes the following:
- a CDS encoding aldehyde dehydrogenase family protein; translation: MSDRLSVLKTYKLYVGGKFPRSESGRVYEVTDSKGNWLANAPLSSRKDARDAVVAARKAFGGWSGATAYNRGQILYRVAEMLEGRREQFAAEVADAEGLSKAKAAAQVDAAIDRWVWYAGWSDKVAQIAGAANPVAGPYFNLSSPEPTGVVAVLAPQESSFLGLVSVIAPAIVTGNTVVVVTGEKSPLPALSLGEVLATSDLPGGVVNVLSGRVNELGGPLAAHQDVNAIDLAGAAADAELVKALETAAADNLKRVLRPRATDWTADPGTERMLAFLETKTVWHPMGV
- a CDS encoding uridine kinase family protein, which produces MSSHSSPRPPAARVVLLTGPSGSGKSSLAARTGLPVLNLDDFYKDGTDPTLPVLPDGGTDWDSPLSWHADAAVAAIGELCRTGRTAVPVYDIAASARTGETVLDRGDAPLFIAEGVFAADIAERCRTAGLLADALCLRGRPTTTFRRRLVRDLREGRKPVPVLLRRGLRLLRAERGIVARHTALGAHPCAKPEALARIAAARAADAGAGHAGAGHAEAGHAEAGRAGAGRAEGGHTVADAAEVCA